A genome region from Festucalex cinctus isolate MCC-2025b chromosome 17, RoL_Fcin_1.0, whole genome shotgun sequence includes the following:
- the cdk5r1b gene encoding cyclin-dependent kinase 5 activator 1b isoform X2, whose protein sequence is MGTVLSLSPSYRKAALFEDGPATVGHYTAVQNSKNAKDKGLKRHSLINVLPWKRIVAVSAKKKGSKKVQPNGTYHNNVSQLNNENLKKSQSCANLSSFAQDQSTPSDKASDGDASLKKAPAVGAAPGTPKRVIVQASTSELLRCLGDFLCRRCYRLKHLSPTEPVLWLRSVDRSLLLQGWQDQGFVTPANVVFVYMLCRDVVSSEVAGEHELQAVLLTCLYLSYSYMGNEISYPLKPFLVESSKEAFWDRCLSIIELMSGKMLQINSDPHYFTQVFADLKNESQKEEERGRLLVGLER, encoded by the coding sequence ATGGGAACCGTGCTGTCCCTGTCGCCCAGCTACCGCAAGGCGGCCCTGTTCGAAGACGGGCCGGCCACGGTGGGCCACTACACGGCGGTGCAGAACAGCAAGAACGCCAAGGACAAGGGCCTGAAGCGCCACTCGCTCATCAACGTGCTGCCGTGGAAGCGCATCGTGGCCGTGTCGGCAAAGAAGAAGGGCTCCAAGAAGGTGCAGCCCAACGGCACCTACCACAACAACGTCAGCCAGCTGAACAACGAGAACCTGAAGAAGTCGCAGTCGTGCGCCAACCTGTCGTCCTTCGCGCAGGACCAGAGCACGCCGAGCGACAAGGCCTCTGACGGCGACGCCTCGCTCAAGAAGGCCCCCGCGGTGGGCGCCGCCCCCGGGACCCCCAAGCGAGTGATCGTGCAGGCGTCCACCAGCGAACTGCTGCGCTGCCTGGGCGACTTCCTGTGCCGGCGCTGCTACCGCCTCAAGCACCTGTCGCCCACTGAGCCGGTGCTGTGGCTGCGCAGTGTGGACCGCTCGCTGCTGCTGCAAGGGTGGCAGGACCAGGGCTTCGTCACACCCGCCAACGTGGTCTTCGTCTACATGCTGTGCCGCGACGTAGTCTCCTCCGAGGTGGCCGGCGAGCACGAGCTGCAGGCCGTGCTGCTCACCTGCCTCTACCTGTCCTACTCCTACATGGGCAACGAGATCTCCTACCCGCTCAAGCCCTTCCTGGTGGAGAGCTCCAAGGAGGCCTTCTGGGACCGCTGCCTGTCCATCATCGAGCTGATGAGCGGCAAGATGCTGCAGATCAACTCGGACCCGCACTACTTCACGCAGGTCTTCGCCGACCTCAAGAACGAGAGCCAGAAGGAGGAGGAGCGCGGACGCCTGCTCGTCGGACTGGAGCGGTGA
- the cdk5r1b gene encoding cyclin-dependent kinase 5 activator 1b isoform X1, which yields MGTVLSLSPSYRKAALFEDGPATVGHYTAVQNSKNAKDKGLKRHSLINVLPWKRIVAVSAKKKGSKKVQPNGTYHNNVSQLNNENLKKSQSCANLSSFAQDQSTPSDKASDGDASLKKAPAVGAAPGTPKRVIVQASTSELLRCLGDFLCRRCYRLKHLSPTEPVLWLRSVDRSLLLQGWQDQGFVTPANVVFVYMLCRDVVSSEVAGEHELQAVLLTCLYLSYSYMGNEISYPLKPFLVESSKEAFWDRCLSIIELMSGKMLQINSDPHYFTQVFADLKNESQKEEERGRLLVGLERRAIA from the exons ATGGGAACCGTGCTGTCCCTGTCGCCCAGCTACCGCAAGGCGGCCCTGTTCGAAGACGGGCCGGCCACGGTGGGCCACTACACGGCGGTGCAGAACAGCAAGAACGCCAAGGACAAGGGCCTGAAGCGCCACTCGCTCATCAACGTGCTGCCGTGGAAGCGCATCGTGGCCGTGTCGGCAAAGAAGAAGGGCTCCAAGAAGGTGCAGCCCAACGGCACCTACCACAACAACGTCAGCCAGCTGAACAACGAGAACCTGAAGAAGTCGCAGTCGTGCGCCAACCTGTCGTCCTTCGCGCAGGACCAGAGCACGCCGAGCGACAAGGCCTCTGACGGCGACGCCTCGCTCAAGAAGGCCCCCGCGGTGGGCGCCGCCCCCGGGACCCCCAAGCGAGTGATCGTGCAGGCGTCCACCAGCGAACTGCTGCGCTGCCTGGGCGACTTCCTGTGCCGGCGCTGCTACCGCCTCAAGCACCTGTCGCCCACTGAGCCGGTGCTGTGGCTGCGCAGTGTGGACCGCTCGCTGCTGCTGCAAGGGTGGCAGGACCAGGGCTTCGTCACACCCGCCAACGTGGTCTTCGTCTACATGCTGTGCCGCGACGTAGTCTCCTCCGAGGTGGCCGGCGAGCACGAGCTGCAGGCCGTGCTGCTCACCTGCCTCTACCTGTCCTACTCCTACATGGGCAACGAGATCTCCTACCCGCTCAAGCCCTTCCTGGTGGAGAGCTCCAAGGAGGCCTTCTGGGACCGCTGCCTGTCCATCATCGAGCTGATGAGCGGCAAGATGCTGCAGATCAACTCGGACCCGCACTACTTCACGCAGGTCTTCGCCGACCTCAAGAACGAGAGCCAGAAGGAGGAGGAGCGCGGACGCCTGCTCGTCGGACTGGAGCG GAGGGCCATCGCCTGA